From Gimesia panareensis, the proteins below share one genomic window:
- the prfB gene encoding peptide chain release factor 2 (programmed frameshift), with protein MDHELRDKCTGIMDRIVKLRDSLDYASKKKRTAEINELMGAAGFWDNQEKAQELVSEMQQLQLTVKPLTELVEGAEDLEVLLEFIDEEGSEESIPELSATADRLQRILDDLELHAMMSAPEDGSAAYLSIQAGEGGTDSSDWAEMLLRMYLRWAERRGFNVELLDRSDAEEAGIRSATIRIEGDYAYGYLKGETGNHRLIRISPFDSAGRRHTSFAAVDVSPDMGEIAEIEISWEQDVREDTYRASGAGGQHINKTDSAIRLTHLESGVVVQCQNNRSQHKNRAEARKMLKAKLFQIEQEKRDAELAAKRGGKSKIGFGGQTVRNYVLHPDQYVKDARTGHKVGNPGPVLDGDLDGFLESFLRWGMVEN; from the exons ATGGACCACGAACTCAGAGATAAATGTACCGGAATCATGGATCGCATTGTTAAACTGCGAGACTCTCTT GACTACGCCAGTAAGAAAAAACGCACCGCGGAAATCAATGAGCTGATGGGGGCGGCCGGCTTCTGGGACAACCAGGAAAAGGCCCAGGAACTCGTCTCGGAGATGCAGCAGCTGCAGCTGACGGTCAAACCGCTCACGGAGCTGGTCGAAGGGGCTGAAGACCTGGAAGTGCTGCTGGAATTCATCGATGAAGAAGGCAGCGAAGAAAGCATTCCCGAACTCTCTGCCACCGCGGACCGACTGCAGAGAATCCTGGATGACCTGGAGCTGCACGCCATGATGTCTGCGCCGGAAGACGGCTCGGCAGCGTACCTCAGTATTCAGGCGGGAGAAGGGGGGACCGACTCCTCGGACTGGGCCGAGATGCTGCTCCGCATGTACCTCCGCTGGGCGGAACGCCGTGGATTCAATGTCGAACTGCTGGACCGCTCTGATGCGGAAGAGGCGGGCATACGCAGTGCCACCATTCGCATCGAAGGGGATTATGCCTACGGCTATCTCAAGGGAGAAACCGGCAACCACCGCCTGATCCGCATCAGTCCGTTTGACTCTGCCGGCAGGCGGCACACCTCGTTCGCCGCCGTGGACGTCTCCCCGGACATGGGGGAAATCGCAGAAATCGAAATTAGCTGGGAACAGGATGTCCGGGAAGACACTTACCGTGCCAGTGGTGCAGGGGGGCAGCATATCAACAAAACGGATTCTGCGATCCGCCTGACACACCTGGAATCCGGCGTCGTCGTCCAATGCCAGAACAATCGCAGTCAGCATAAAAATCGTGCGGAAGCCCGCAAGATGCTCAAGGCGAAACTGTTCCAGATTGAACAGGAAAAGCGGGATGCCGAGTTGGCTGCCAAACGGGGCGGCAAATCAAAAATCGGTTTCGGGGGACAGACCGTACGCAATTACGTGCTGCACCCCGACCAGTATGTGAAAGATGCCCGCACAGGCCACAAAGTGGGAAATCCGGGGCCGGTCCTTGATGGCGATCTGGATGGGTTCCTGGAATCCTTCCTCCGCTGGGGAATGGTGGAAAACTAA
- a CDS encoding UDP-glucose dehydrogenase family protein produces the protein MKIAVIGTGYVGLVTGTCFSESGNYVTCIDIDETKVQRLQAGEIPIYEPGLEEMVKRNTKAGRLMFTTSYEEVIPESKCIFIAVGTPMTADGSANLSSIWKVAESLAPLLPEDAIVIIKSTVPVGTNRKLAEMLKSLTGREVDVASNPEFLKEGAAIEDFSKPDRVVVGVSRPEITDVLHELYKPFLRTEHPFLSMELESAEMTKYVANCMLATKISFINEMANLCERVGADINQVRRGIGHDQRIGFSFLFPGVGYGGSCFPKDVSALISVANDREMVPSILNAVDQVNTAQKRVLFEKINRFFEGELAGKTIAIWGLAFKPKTDDIREAPALVLIDQLLEAGVSKIKVHDPVAMENVRAEYGDKLSYYDHHYDTLDGADALAIVTEWNEFRHADFDYIRHKLTQPVIFDGRNLYDPAKLKARGIKYYGIGLSSEKPEL, from the coding sequence ATGAAAATTGCAGTTATTGGTACGGGATACGTGGGTTTAGTCACAGGGACCTGTTTCTCAGAGAGTGGAAATTACGTCACCTGTATCGACATCGACGAGACCAAGGTTCAACGTCTCCAGGCTGGTGAAATTCCGATTTACGAGCCGGGGCTGGAAGAAATGGTCAAACGAAACACCAAAGCCGGTCGCCTGATGTTTACTACCAGCTATGAAGAGGTCATCCCGGAATCCAAATGCATTTTCATCGCCGTCGGAACCCCGATGACTGCAGATGGCTCTGCTAATCTGAGCAGCATCTGGAAAGTAGCCGAATCACTCGCACCGCTGCTACCCGAAGACGCGATCGTCATCATTAAAAGTACGGTCCCGGTTGGCACCAATCGCAAGCTGGCCGAAATGCTCAAATCGCTGACCGGACGCGAAGTCGATGTCGCCTCCAACCCGGAGTTCCTCAAAGAGGGTGCTGCAATTGAAGACTTCTCCAAGCCGGACCGCGTCGTGGTCGGGGTCTCCCGCCCGGAAATCACCGACGTACTGCATGAACTCTACAAACCGTTTCTGCGAACCGAACACCCGTTCCTGTCGATGGAACTCGAAAGTGCAGAAATGACAAAATACGTCGCTAACTGCATGCTGGCGACCAAAATCAGCTTCATCAACGAGATGGCCAATCTCTGTGAACGGGTTGGCGCTGACATCAATCAGGTCAGACGGGGCATTGGTCATGACCAGCGGATTGGATTTTCATTCCTGTTTCCGGGCGTCGGCTACGGCGGATCCTGTTTTCCCAAAGATGTCTCCGCCCTGATTTCTGTTGCCAATGATCGCGAGATGGTCCCCTCGATCCTGAACGCAGTCGACCAGGTGAATACCGCCCAGAAACGGGTCCTGTTTGAAAAGATCAACCGCTTCTTCGAAGGGGAACTCGCTGGAAAAACGATCGCGATCTGGGGACTCGCCTTCAAACCCAAAACCGACGATATCCGCGAAGCGCCCGCCCTGGTGCTGATTGATCAGTTACTGGAAGCAGGGGTCAGCAAGATTAAGGTACACGACCCGGTTGCCATGGAGAACGTCAGAGCGGAATATGGCGACAAACTCTCTTATTATGATCATCATTACGATACACTGGACGGTGCCGATGCTCTGGCAATTGTCACCGAATGGAACGAATTCCGGCACGCCGATTTCGACTACATTCGCCACAAGCTGACGCAACCGGTCATCTTCGACGGACGCAATCTGTACGACCCCGCAAAACTGAAAGCCAGAGGAATCAAGTACTACGGGATCGGACTCAGTTCGGAAAAACCCGAACTTTGA
- a CDS encoding 3-keto-disaccharide hydrolase: MRPGKLTCCVLSTFISLTLAGCLEVEHPSPPAKTNAEPEVGQPPKSQAKSMPEPAGDVIPETGLTPAEIEEGWIALFDGHSLFGWKANNDVNWHVDQGVIKADTGQPGLLLTTSPFADYELRFDFKLAPEANSGMFLRTIFDPKDPTKDCYELNLCDTKTEFPTGSLVGRSKIKEPVPASTDWQTFHVRVEGPQFQASLNGKEVLNFKDTSEHQRAIGFIGLQKNEGAVEFRNIYLKPLRMMTLFNGVDLAGWEVVPGSKSKFEVVDNTIHVTAEKQGYLETEDSWDNFLFQATAKSNGEALNSGYFFRAIKGTEKGMANGYEVQIHNGIKDKDRTKPENAGTGAIFRRTEARRVVSNDHEWFTTTLNAYGSHIAVWVNGYQVTDWEDTRKPDENPRKGLRLKAGHISLQGHDPTTDLNFKNLKLSVLPAESP, from the coding sequence ATGCGACCAGGAAAGCTGACTTGCTGTGTTTTAAGTACGTTTATATCACTGACACTGGCGGGCTGTCTGGAAGTCGAACATCCATCCCCTCCGGCCAAGACCAACGCCGAACCCGAAGTGGGCCAGCCCCCCAAATCGCAGGCAAAATCAATGCCTGAACCAGCGGGGGATGTCATCCCGGAAACGGGACTGACCCCAGCCGAGATCGAAGAAGGCTGGATCGCTCTGTTTGATGGCCACAGCCTCTTTGGCTGGAAAGCCAACAACGATGTGAACTGGCACGTCGACCAGGGCGTCATCAAAGCCGACACCGGCCAGCCGGGGCTGTTACTGACCACTTCCCCCTTTGCAGATTACGAACTCCGGTTCGATTTCAAACTCGCCCCCGAAGCCAACAGCGGCATGTTCCTCAGAACGATCTTTGATCCCAAAGATCCGACCAAAGACTGTTACGAACTGAATTTATGCGACACCAAAACCGAATTCCCCACCGGGAGCCTGGTCGGCCGCAGTAAAATCAAAGAACCGGTGCCCGCCAGCACCGACTGGCAGACCTTCCACGTACGGGTCGAAGGCCCCCAGTTTCAGGCCTCTCTCAACGGCAAAGAAGTGCTCAATTTCAAAGACACTTCAGAGCACCAGCGGGCGATCGGCTTTATCGGCCTGCAGAAAAATGAAGGTGCTGTTGAATTCCGGAACATCTATCTCAAACCGCTTCGTATGATGACGCTCTTTAACGGCGTCGATCTGGCAGGCTGGGAGGTTGTCCCCGGTTCGAAGAGCAAATTTGAAGTGGTTGACAACACGATCCACGTCACTGCTGAAAAACAGGGCTATTTGGAAACCGAAGACAGCTGGGACAACTTCCTCTTCCAGGCGACAGCCAAATCAAATGGGGAAGCACTCAACAGCGGCTACTTCTTCCGCGCCATCAAGGGAACGGAAAAAGGCATGGCCAACGGCTATGAAGTCCAGATCCATAACGGCATCAAAGACAAGGACCGTACCAAACCGGAGAATGCCGGGACTGGTGCCATCTTCCGCAGAACCGAAGCCCGCCGCGTGGTCTCTAACGATCACGAATGGTTCACGACCACGCTGAACGCCTATGGCTCGCACATCGCAGTCTGGGTCAACGGTTATCAGGTCACCGACTGGGAGGATACCCGCAAGCCGGATGAAAATCCGCGGAAAGGCCTGCGACTCAAAGCCGGGCACATCAGCCTGCAGGGACACGACCCGACGACCGATCTGAACTTCAAGAATCTGAAGCTCAGCGTTCTGCCTGCGGAGTCACCTTAA
- the rfbB gene encoding dTDP-glucose 4,6-dehydratase — protein sequence MKRILVTGGCGFIGSNFIRLQLSEYPEIEITNLDKLTYAGNLENLKEFEGHTGYQFVKGDITDPELVHSLLDSVSFDAVINFAAESHVDRSILDSGPFIQTNIVGTQVLLDAARKHDVNRYVQVSTDEVYGSLGPEGLFTEQTPIAPNSPYSASKAAADLLVRSYVNTFGFPAIITRCSNNYGPYQFPEKLIPLFISNAREDKSLPVYGEGTNVRDWIHVMDHCRGIDAALRKGEPGQVYNFGGHAEMQNIEITKLLLKLLDKPESLIEYVTDRPGHDLRYAIDCSKAESELGWKVETDFQTGLKETIDWYLDNPEWVNRIRTGKYREYYEQQYGNRLKS from the coding sequence ATGAAACGGATTTTAGTAACAGGCGGATGTGGTTTTATCGGATCGAATTTTATCCGTCTCCAATTGTCTGAGTACCCCGAGATTGAAATCACTAATCTCGACAAATTAACCTATGCCGGAAACCTCGAAAATCTGAAAGAGTTTGAAGGACATACCGGATATCAGTTTGTCAAAGGCGATATCACCGATCCGGAACTGGTGCATTCCCTGCTGGATTCCGTCAGCTTCGATGCCGTCATCAACTTTGCTGCAGAGTCACACGTCGATCGCAGCATCCTCGATTCCGGTCCCTTCATCCAGACGAACATTGTCGGGACACAGGTCCTGCTGGATGCAGCCCGCAAACATGATGTAAACCGTTATGTTCAGGTCTCCACGGATGAAGTGTATGGCAGTCTGGGTCCCGAAGGGCTGTTTACCGAACAGACTCCGATCGCGCCGAACAGCCCTTATTCCGCTTCCAAAGCGGCAGCGGACCTGCTGGTGCGCAGTTATGTAAACACCTTTGGCTTCCCGGCCATCATCACCCGCTGCTCCAATAATTACGGGCCGTATCAGTTCCCGGAAAAACTGATCCCCCTGTTTATCTCCAATGCCCGGGAGGACAAATCCTTACCCGTCTATGGCGAGGGAACCAACGTACGCGACTGGATCCACGTCATGGACCATTGCCGGGGCATCGATGCCGCCCTCAGAAAAGGGGAGCCGGGGCAGGTCTATAACTTTGGCGGTCATGCAGAGATGCAGAATATCGAGATCACGAAGCTGCTGCTCAAACTCCTCGACAAACCGGAATCACTCATTGAATATGTCACTGATCGCCCGGGGCATGATTTACGGTATGCCATTGATTGCAGCAAAGCCGAATCCGAACTGGGCTGGAAAGTCGAAACCGACTTCCAGACGGGCCTCAAAGAAACCATCGACTGGTATCTGGATAACCCCGAGTGGGTCAATCGAATCCGCACCGGGAAATATCGCGAATATTATGAACAGCAATATGGAAATCGCCTGAAATCCTAG
- the gyrA gene encoding DNA gyrase subunit A, whose amino-acid sequence MATDNGEEPNIDPNIKHLDIQDEMRDSYLTYAMSVIISRALPDARDGLKPSQRRILVAMNDLNLGASSSRVKCAKISGDTSGNYHPHGDGSIYPTLVRLGQDWVMRNVLIDKQGNFGSLAGLPPAAMRYTEARLAPVAAEMLDDINRNTVDFVPTYDQRNNEPVVLPSKFPNLLVNGSSGIAVGMATSIPPQNMGEACEAVKLLIDNPEATIDDILQVMPGPDFPTGGIICGRYGIRKGYATGRSTITLRARTHFETEKQSDVIVITEIPYMETRDRIREKLELLVRDDRVKGISRIVDLTDRNVPPWKVHLQIILKRDADKEVVLAQLFKFSPLQSTFSIILLALVGNRPETLSIKELIQQFILHRIDVIRRRTEFLLAEARKRKHTVEGLMIAQIDIDEVIKTIRNSPSRAEAKISLQGMQVDGKLIERALGEAGFKEYQNEQGIHEYYSLSANQAEAIVSMQLGSLANLEREKLADEHRELLKAISEHLYLLSDEDHIRAVIRDDMLHLQEKYADKRRTDISDEELTDVNRDDLITEEPMVVTLSQRGYIKRTQLNTYQAQNRGGKGVKGAKTDEEDPIEHLFVASTHSYLLFITNRGRVYWSKVYDLPLQGRTAKGRALVNLLSLQEDETVSNCVSVREFDEERFLVMATRNGIIKKSPLSAYSRVQRGGIIAIKLDEDDELVEALIVSPGEDLLLATSDGMAIRFAQSDARSMGRNTRGVKGIKLTKSGHVIGMVIADPEYCLLTVCENGYGKRTPFGFIPASEEEEDQTETEEELTAGDTDADEDSDEEQATRSGMQYRRQKRGGKGIRDIRASARNGQAVDIISVAEDDEILMVTRSGKIQRIRGCEISQVGRNTQGVRVITLDENDKLVSLARIPAEIVVEAEEAETEPPADATEANAAAETEVTETDGSDTDDNSAQDTAGDQE is encoded by the coding sequence TTGGCCACCGACAACGGCGAAGAGCCAAATATTGACCCGAATATCAAGCATCTGGACATTCAGGACGAAATGCGGGACAGTTACCTCACCTATGCGATGAGCGTAATTATCAGCCGCGCCCTGCCTGACGCCCGTGACGGTCTTAAGCCCTCACAGCGTCGTATTCTGGTCGCCATGAACGATCTGAATCTGGGAGCAAGTTCATCCCGGGTAAAATGCGCAAAGATTTCCGGTGACACCAGCGGTAACTATCACCCTCACGGGGATGGTTCCATCTATCCGACCCTGGTCCGTCTGGGACAGGACTGGGTGATGCGGAACGTCCTCATTGACAAGCAGGGTAATTTCGGATCGCTGGCTGGCCTGCCTCCCGCTGCAATGCGTTATACGGAAGCCAGACTGGCCCCCGTTGCCGCTGAGATGCTGGATGACATCAACCGGAATACGGTCGATTTCGTTCCCACCTATGACCAGCGCAACAATGAACCAGTCGTCCTCCCCTCCAAATTCCCGAACCTGCTCGTCAATGGTTCCAGTGGAATCGCGGTCGGAATGGCGACCAGCATCCCCCCCCAGAACATGGGCGAGGCCTGCGAAGCCGTCAAACTGCTGATAGACAACCCCGAAGCCACTATCGATGATATTCTGCAGGTCATGCCCGGTCCCGACTTCCCGACCGGGGGTATTATCTGCGGTCGCTACGGCATCCGCAAAGGTTACGCCACCGGGCGTTCCACTATCACCCTGCGGGCTCGCACTCACTTCGAAACCGAGAAGCAGTCCGATGTGATTGTCATCACGGAAATTCCCTATATGGAAACCCGTGACCGCATTCGCGAGAAACTGGAACTGCTGGTCCGCGATGACCGGGTCAAAGGGATCTCCCGCATCGTCGACCTCACCGACCGCAACGTCCCCCCCTGGAAAGTTCACCTGCAGATCATCCTCAAACGGGACGCTGACAAAGAAGTCGTGCTCGCACAGCTCTTCAAGTTTTCTCCCCTGCAGAGCACTTTCAGTATCATTCTGCTCGCCCTGGTAGGGAACCGCCCCGAGACCCTGTCGATCAAGGAACTGATCCAGCAGTTCATCCTGCACCGCATCGATGTCATCCGTCGCCGGACCGAGTTCCTGCTCGCGGAAGCCCGCAAGCGGAAACACACTGTCGAAGGTCTGATGATCGCGCAGATCGATATCGACGAGGTGATCAAAACCATTCGCAACTCGCCCAGTCGGGCTGAAGCGAAAATCAGTCTGCAGGGCATGCAGGTCGACGGCAAACTGATCGAACGGGCCCTGGGAGAAGCAGGCTTCAAAGAATATCAGAACGAGCAGGGGATTCACGAATACTACTCCCTCTCGGCCAATCAGGCGGAAGCCATCGTTTCCATGCAGCTCGGCTCACTGGCCAACCTGGAACGGGAAAAACTGGCCGATGAACACCGCGAACTGCTCAAGGCAATCTCCGAACATCTGTACCTGCTTTCAGATGAAGATCACATCCGCGCGGTGATCCGCGATGATATGCTTCATCTGCAGGAAAAATACGCGGACAAACGACGCACCGACATCAGCGATGAGGAACTGACCGACGTCAACCGGGATGATCTGATCACCGAAGAACCAATGGTCGTCACACTCTCTCAGCGGGGCTACATCAAACGTACCCAGCTCAACACCTACCAGGCACAGAACCGGGGAGGCAAGGGGGTCAAAGGGGCCAAGACGGACGAAGAAGACCCGATCGAGCATCTGTTTGTCGCCAGTACGCACTCGTATCTGCTGTTTATTACCAACCGGGGACGGGTCTACTGGTCCAAGGTCTACGATCTGCCCCTGCAGGGCCGCACCGCCAAGGGACGCGCTCTCGTCAACCTGCTCTCACTGCAGGAAGACGAAACCGTTTCCAACTGCGTTTCTGTCCGGGAATTTGATGAAGAACGCTTCCTGGTCATGGCCACCCGCAACGGGATCATCAAGAAGTCGCCACTATCTGCCTACAGTCGCGTGCAACGGGGCGGCATCATCGCCATCAAACTCGACGAAGATGACGAACTGGTCGAAGCCCTGATCGTCTCCCCGGGAGAAGATCTGCTGCTGGCCACTTCCGACGGCATGGCGATCCGCTTTGCCCAGTCGGATGCCCGGAGCATGGGCCGCAATACCCGGGGCGTTAAAGGCATCAAATTAACGAAATCGGGACATGTAATTGGCATGGTCATCGCGGATCCTGAATACTGCCTGCTGACCGTCTGCGAGAATGGTTACGGCAAACGGACCCCCTTCGGCTTTATTCCCGCTTCCGAAGAGGAAGAAGACCAGACCGAGACCGAAGAAGAACTCACCGCCGGCGATACTGATGCCGACGAGGATTCGGACGAAGAACAGGCAACCCGCAGTGGCATGCAGTACCGCCGCCAGAAACGGGGTGGAAAAGGCATTCGCGATATCCGCGCCTCGGCCCGTAACGGGCAGGCCGTCGATATCATCTCGGTCGCCGAAGATGATGAAATTCTGATGGTGACCCGCAGTGGAAAAATTCAGCGTATCCGCGGCTGTGAAATCAGCCAGGTGGGGCGCAACACCCAGGGAGTCCGCGTCATCACTCTGGATGAGAACGACAAACTTGTCTCCCTGGCACGAATCCCGGCTGAAATTGTGGTCGAAGCAGAAGAAGCGGAAACGGAACCACCGGCAGATGCCACTGAGGCGAATGCTGCTGCTGAAACGGAAGTAACGGAAACGGATGGATCGGACACCGACGACAACAGCGCACAGGACACCGCCGGTGACCAGGAATAA
- a CDS encoding serine/threonine protein kinase — MNEPESQDQADCSRDPAAEGQNEQAPAEDQGGSQGKTLRQSPEERERAAHLSKDRFSLPAKVPGYVMVRSLGEGSYGSVWLAQEDNTGKYVAIKFYTYRRGLDWSLLNREVEKLAELYTSRNIISLQGVGWNSDPPYYMMEYLENGSLASFLDAGPLPVPEAVRIAKTVLQALVHAHGRGILHCDLKPANILLDDNYEPRICDFGQSRLSNEQSPSLGTLYYMAPEQSDLQAVPDARWDVYALGALLYHMLSGKAPYRTAGNEQSIREKDTLEEKLQTYRELIQKSPRPAEHRKVKGIDRRLVDIVDRCLETDPRKRFPNAQAVLSSLIQRDQYRARRPLIALGIIAPLLLVLGLIPVAGAAVNQMVSQFRENLTARALKSDLISANLLSQNVEHDLQDRQVQLVELSQRTLLRDMMEKVQNDGSESLESYGEIAAYLQQEKDLVDEKRDSLGREKDTSWFLTNANGIQVWRDPPRPTIGQDFSYRDYFHGQGTEYEKGKAPASVKPITHPYICQAFKSDATNQWMVAVAVPIWDLKHDRVLGILARTTHLDQLLTGYDESIRGDSEKIGDRKIALIDNRDGKVLAHPRMTAENLRSLSREEVDQLVLKDNHFDQLKLFRLTEKKGQRGPIPAVISDYHDPVEAVFSEDIEDNIWLAAFAPVGNTGWTAVVQERRGLALRPVVEMKNWLIEYGLIVLVTSCLLIFTVWYFVMRVLTERRGWDWSRHQQEKKSDSVTPVAN; from the coding sequence ATGAATGAGCCAGAATCTCAAGATCAGGCAGACTGTTCCCGCGATCCAGCCGCTGAGGGGCAGAATGAGCAGGCTCCCGCAGAAGATCAGGGAGGCTCTCAGGGAAAAACTTTGCGGCAGAGTCCCGAAGAACGGGAACGGGCTGCCCATCTGAGTAAAGACCGGTTTTCTCTGCCTGCGAAGGTGCCAGGCTATGTCATGGTGCGTTCGCTGGGGGAAGGATCTTATGGATCGGTCTGGCTGGCCCAGGAAGACAATACCGGTAAATATGTGGCGATCAAGTTCTATACCTACCGTCGGGGGCTGGACTGGTCGTTGTTGAACCGGGAAGTAGAAAAGCTGGCCGAGCTGTATACCTCGCGGAATATCATCAGTCTGCAGGGGGTGGGCTGGAACAGCGATCCCCCCTATTACATGATGGAGTACCTGGAAAACGGATCGCTGGCCTCCTTTCTGGATGCGGGGCCGTTACCGGTACCCGAGGCGGTCCGGATTGCCAAAACCGTGCTGCAGGCGCTGGTGCATGCTCATGGGCGGGGGATTCTGCACTGTGACCTGAAGCCGGCCAATATTCTGCTGGATGACAATTACGAACCCCGGATCTGTGATTTCGGACAGTCGCGTCTTTCGAACGAACAGAGCCCTTCCCTGGGGACGCTGTATTATATGGCTCCCGAACAGTCTGATCTGCAGGCAGTCCCTGACGCCCGCTGGGACGTGTATGCCCTGGGGGCGCTGCTGTATCACATGCTGTCCGGCAAGGCACCTTACCGGACCGCAGGGAATGAACAGTCCATTCGCGAGAAGGATACGCTGGAAGAGAAGCTGCAGACTTACCGGGAACTGATCCAGAAATCCCCCCGCCCTGCAGAACATCGCAAAGTGAAAGGGATCGACCGGCGTCTGGTGGATATTGTCGATCGCTGCCTGGAGACCGATCCCCGCAAACGGTTTCCCAATGCACAGGCGGTGCTGAGCAGTCTGATTCAACGGGACCAGTATCGTGCCCGCAGACCCCTGATTGCGCTGGGGATCATTGCGCCCTTGCTGCTGGTGCTGGGGCTGATTCCGGTGGCGGGAGCGGCAGTGAACCAGATGGTTTCCCAGTTCCGTGAAAATCTGACAGCGCGTGCTTTGAAAAGTGATCTGATCTCGGCCAATCTGCTCTCACAGAATGTGGAGCACGATCTGCAGGATCGCCAGGTCCAACTGGTGGAGTTATCTCAACGTACCCTGCTGCGGGATATGATGGAAAAAGTCCAGAATGATGGATCGGAAAGTCTGGAGAGCTACGGTGAAATTGCAGCGTACCTGCAGCAGGAAAAAGATCTGGTTGACGAGAAGCGTGATTCTCTGGGGAGAGAGAAAGATACGAGCTGGTTTCTGACCAACGCGAATGGGATTCAGGTCTGGCGTGATCCTCCCCGCCCCACGATCGGGCAGGACTTTTCCTACCGGGATTATTTTCATGGACAGGGAACAGAATATGAAAAAGGGAAGGCACCTGCTTCGGTGAAACCGATCACCCATCCCTATATCTGCCAGGCGTTCAAGAGTGATGCGACCAACCAGTGGATGGTTGCCGTCGCGGTGCCGATCTGGGATCTGAAACATGACAGGGTGCTGGGAATCCTGGCCCGGACGACACACCTCGATCAATTACTCACCGGCTACGATGAAAGTATCCGCGGCGATTCTGAAAAAATCGGCGACCGGAAAATTGCCCTGATCGACAACCGGGATGGCAAAGTGCTGGCCCATCCCCGGATGACCGCAGAGAACCTGCGGTCGTTGAGTCGTGAAGAGGTCGATCAGCTGGTTTTGAAAGACAATCACTTTGACCAGCTGAAATTATTCAGATTGACTGAGAAGAAGGGGCAACGTGGTCCCATTCCCGCGGTGATCAGCGATTACCATGACCCGGTGGAAGCGGTCTTTTCTGAGGACATTGAAGACAATATCTGGCTGGCCGCGTTCGCGCCAGTGGGAAATACAGGCTGGACCGCCGTGGTTCAGGAACGCCGGGGGCTGGCATTACGACCGGTGGTAGAGATGAAGAACTGGCTGATCGAGTATGGCTTGATTGTGCTGGTCACGAGCTGTCTGCTGATCTTCACCGTCTGGTATTTCGTGATGCGGGTGCTGACTGAACGCCGCGGCTGGGACTGGTCTCGTCATCAGCAGGAAAAGAAATCAGATTCAGTGACACCGGTTGCGAATTGA